CCTGGCCAGTACATGGATTAAcctgtttatttatttatttttttaaatgtgttttaTTTCTTAAACTAAACTTTATCAGTATTTATATGTGTTACTGATTTATGCACATCTTTATTCTTGGACCAAAAAAGTATGTCACAAGCTTGACTCACCGAGTGTGGGTGTGTTATACGTATAAACTCCAGGCTGACTCACGTTCAAAGACCCAGCAATTATCGTTCTTCCCATCCCATCCCCTATAATCACCACATGCTGCTTTTCAATCCCAACCCGGACCGTTTCCTCATAAAACCCTTTCATCACATATATCACAAACCGCCACCCTCTACTCCAATTTGGTGCTGCATTCACAGCCTCCTGCACTGTCTCATACGTACATTGATCGTAATCAGGCTTACAAACCGATACATCACTCCTAGCCAATAACCTAAGTGGAATCTCCAACTCtggttcaccaccaccaccaccaccctcccAGAACCCGTCTCTCTCCGTCTTCAACGGCTTCCATGACGCTGTTTGGTCCCCATACACGTCGAACGCCATTATGAAGCTTAAAGCGTTGCTAGTGTAACCCACAAGAGTGTCTACAAACGTCATAGTGTCGTTAATCAAGTCTGTGTCCTCGTTGTTTACGATTTGTAATTCGGACCAACAGTCGTACTGGTAGGTTAACGCTGCGCTTGTCCATGCGCGGCAGTTTTTGATCTCGCGATCTTCGAATGCGTCGATTGTTGATATGAGACGGTAGGCTGAATTTTCGAGATAGTCGAGGCAGTTCTTAGTGATGGTGATAACGCTGAGATTGCCTACGGATGCCTCGTATAACGATTGTGTCATGGATTGGGCTATAAGGTTGGTGCTGTAGGAGATGTCTAACGCGGTTTGAATGATTTCCGTTGCGTTTTTGGTAGGGGATTCTTTGAGTGATTCTTCGCATTTTTTTGGGTCCTTGGTAACTTTACAAGCTTGTTGGGCCGGAttaggaggaggtggaggtggtgagTTTGGCCATGGGGCGGAGGAGGTTGGGTGGATGACAATGAGAAGAGATGTTAAGAGAATGGAAATGAAAGCCATTGAGATCGTGAGATGAATTGGTTTTTAGTGGTTCGTCTAATTGAAGATTTATATAGCGATTTGAATTCAGTTAGAGTGAAAATATTAAGGGTGTAACTCGTGTGAGGTTGAAGGGTTAAATTGGTGAACTGAACCAGACGGTCTAGACCTATATATTTATTCGTGTTCATGTTTGTGCTAAACAAACTTAAAATTTGTTCATGATAATCACGTCAGCAAGGTGGTGCGGAGAAAAAAGCACGGGGTGGGAAAGTGACGTGCaacaaataaaaatatttaaaagaaaataatcaTCAACCAATCAAAACAAACCTAAATTACACCTACCAATCAAGAGCCTCCACCTCACCCACATATTTGCCCCCACGCCGGTGGAGAACATCAAGCCCCAGGCACAACGTCGTTCACAACACGGGGCATGGGATGGTTTTGTGGGCGTGGACTGACAACAACGCCATGTTTCCACACCCACACCGTGTGATCTTAGGATTAACTTAAGAGAACTCACGCTCGAACTCGACTCATATAAGACTCTATTAGAGACTTAATTATTTTatcaatataaattttataattGTTTACATATacagggtaaggatagtgtaaaaagggcctgaagtgtgagaagtgtgagaagtgtattataacactatatataatactatataacaccatataaacaccgtataacaatatgtaacaccatataataccatataacactatgtaacactgtataacattatataacaaatataacactatacatctatcatagacatgctatcagacaacctatagtgttatatttgttatataatgatatatagtgttacatagtgttatatggtattatatggtgttacatattgttatacggtgtttatatggtgttatatatagcattatatatagtgttataatacacttctcacactttgagcactttttacaggatcctctacctacatatacatatatatatatatatatatatatatataattataattttGTATATGATAAtacatattatttaattattataatcataatttaatatataataacaTTTTTTTGTATAAACATATATTAAGTAACATTTATATAAATAAGAAACTCATTTAGTCTCGCGAGTTGACTCAGGTTCAATATGTAAAGGCGTAAAGCTTAAGCACGGTCCTGTTTGTTAAATGATACTCAATAAAGCTTTAGTTGGTTTCAACTCAACTTGAGTTTTTAGCGAGCCAATTGAGTGTAGCTGAGGGTCGGCACAAACTAGTGTATAGCCACAGCATACTACCAAGACGAGCATTGTTGTAGCATTGTAGGATGATTGTGTTTGATGTTTCAAAAGTGAGTTTTATGAACCTAAAACCGAACAAATTAACTAGTCAAATACTAAACTTATAGGTCGCATGTATTACTGTGGGAGAAGTCCCTTCAAAAAAACAAATACTTTCTTTCGTGTTGGGTTGAAAAATGGCAAACCACAACAAATTAGTATGTATAGAGTTTTTCTACAACCagtaaatcatataaaaatcaTCCACCGGGAAAGCTGGAAAATGCAAAGAAAGTGTCAAAACAGAACAAATGAAAGCCAACAACAAACACAGGGGTTTGTAAATACTTAACATGAAAATACCACTTCATATTTCACAGAAAATACATTCTCAATCTTTGCATAAACTTTAAGTATTAtcttactattactattactattacttcAATCAATATAGTTCGGGTACTTTTACTATACTCCAAATAAGATTTTCTAATAACTCATATTACGATTTTATATCCTACAAAGATAAGGCATTGAGACAAGCCTTTAAGACTCACATGGAGTCAAAATTTGCCTTCTCCATGCCCACCAACTTTATGAGACAAGAATGAACGTGACTAAAAAGGAGGAAGTAATCATTAAAGAAGTCCAAATTCACAAAAGTGGACTTTCTCTCATAAAGACACAACCTTCAATACCTCCTGACAAAATGAAAGTTACAACGAAGACTCATGTCATAATGAGAGCATGTGAATAAAAGATGTCTTTTTGCattttggtggtgggataagactttgggaccaataggtcttgggttcgattcccacaggggggggggaggggttcCCATAAATATTttgtttcctcctgaattggtgtataggcattttgcctagtggagatggatatgatcggatggttccactggtggcacgatgatactccaggggttcgtcagtgatccaaatttgccgttcaaaaaaaaaaggaaaagaccTGAAGCTTATCTAGAAAAGAAGGCTATAAAAAGAGGAGGAAGGAAGGATGAAAGACATCAAGCTTCAACAAATCTTTAAAAAAAGTTTTCTATGTACTAAAAGGTGTGTTGTATTTTCCTTAGCTTTTGTATCTTTTCTAAACATCCATTTTAAATTATCCACCATGAAATAAAAAGTTTTCATTTTTCCTTATAAAGTCTTTTTGAGTGTTCTTTCTATTTTTAGATATTTCTCTATTAAAAAGGAAAAATCTCTAATCTTAAACCGTCTCTTTTTACCCTACACCGGAGGTAGGAAACGAAAGCAGGTTGTGCTGGATATTGCTGAAGGATCCAAAGGGAGTTACCTAAGACCTCTTAGGTTTGGTGTGAAAGAACCTAGTAAAAAGACCGGTGATTTAACCCGGCAATATTTTGGTCAAAACGGCAAAAAGGTACGGAAGCATGTTGGaccctttttctttttaattttgaactatttttaaataattgatACTCTTAGGTTTTATAAGGAAGCTTTAAATAAACAAATTCAAACAAagttttattttatgtttgtttttatATTATAGAATGACAAGAAATAAAGAAAAATGttactttttttaattttatagtATTTCTTAAAATTTATATCATATAAAATAGATTTAATATGTGGCTAACTTTAATAAAAGACATAAATATTTTGATTTAATCTTTAATTTTATAGATAATAACCTACTTGAGTTATCAATTTTGAACCGACAAAATATTTCGGCTAATACTGCCCtgaatggtatcagagccacgcaGAATTCCTTCGTGTTGGCTCTAGATATTGACAACGTGGCTAAGGAGGAAGTAATCATTAAAGAAGTCCAAATTCCCAAAAGTGGACTTTCTCTCATAAAGAGACAACTTTCAAGACCTCCTGACAAAATGAAAGTTGCAAGGAAGACTCATGTCATAATAAGAGCATGTGAATAGAATATGACaaggaattattattattattattattattattattattattattattattattattattattattgtatgtgtgtgtgtggggggggttggggggggggggggggggggggggttaatagAAGATGATATAAACACCCAACAAGCAAAAAAACCAGACGGGGGGAAAGACAAACGGTTACAAAAACTTATTTGATTATCGAATCATGTAGGTACGCAGTACAATCATATAGTGTTTCTGTAGAACAATGACCATCTTGGTGAATCAATTATCAATCATAACACACATCTTTTAGATTGATATGAAAGTAGCAACACAAACACAATTGCGAACATGTTAACAAACTAAGTTCTTACATGTGATGAGTAAAGACCCTTAACCTGTGACTACAAGTGATTTAGCCACTCATGATTGCGTTGATCTATATGATATGAATGCTTATGTGAAATCCTACCAAAATTGATTACCAACAATTGATAATAATCAATCAATTTTCTAATATTTCTTCACTGGCCCAGAAATCGCTCCAGAGGTGATCCCCAAAAACGTGAGATAACGTCCCTTTAATTTCATGGGGGCCCAACCCATGAAATTAATTTAGCCCTCGTATATGTATTGCTCCAGGCCTCCAGCCCACGTTTTGTTCCATATAAACAAGTGACCCATTTGTCCTAACCAGGAACTACTTTGATACTTTTTAAACGGCCTGTTTTTTACACGAACCCAGTTTGACCCGAACACAGTTTGACTCACCAGCCCATTTTGACAGGCTTGATTCCAAGTGACCGCCATCAAACATAAATTTCTTGAAGGATAGATAGTCTTTGATGATTCTAAACTTGAAGTTTAAATGACAACTCAGACAAAACAAACTTCATTTGAGCAAATTTTTGTATTTGACTTGATGACTTGGTGTATTCAATATAAATTCTACTTGTTAACAATCAACAATATAAAAAATGCTACTAATTCAACTAACTAAGAAGATGCAACCCTCCATTGATCACCTTGGAGGAAGTTCCCAACAGAATACACATTGACATGCTCAGCCGGAATTCGGCTACTCCAGTTCACCCTTTCCGACAAATCCGACCCCCTACCACTGTTACCCAACTCTCCATAATAAAGCGTCTTCAGCGCGAAATCACCCTTCCATGGCAACCACCCCTGCGGTGTAATCAACGCGtccaaattgcaattaatgaacaCCGTCCTTGAAAACTCCTTCCACGGCCTTCCAAGAAAGTTCCTGTGGGCTTTAGGTTTGCTGTTGTACAGCCTCATGTACTCTTCGGTTCCGTTGATCAAACAGTTTTGGAACACAAAGCCAGTGGACTGTGCAGGATCGATCCGGCCGTGTGCGGTTACTGCATTGTTCTCTCCCTTTTCGGGCCGGAGCTGACGTGGACGGACAAGGATGGTGCAGTCTTGGAAGATGGAAGCAGAGTTGCCAAATATGAAATCGACGTTGCCTTCTATACGACATGATTTGTAGTACTGGCGAAGTGAGTGGGCGTAAAGGGTGTCTTGGTTGCCTAGGAACTCGCAGTTCTCAATGATGGATTGATCACTGTCGGAGCGGAAGGCTACGGCTTGGTGTGCATCGGGTCCGGCAGTGTTCTCTATGGTTAAACCACTTGCCATGAATCCATCTCCTACCACCCCTGTCTCATGAAAAAAACATATCAGGGTACTTAAATCTCTAACAAGAAAGACACGAACCCATACCAGAAAATCAAACCGGTTTAAGCTTGTAACCCGGTTTCAGCAAAAGCCGGTTTTGACTTGGTTGaccatatattttattttaagctaat
Above is a window of Helianthus annuus cultivar XRQ/B chromosome 14, HanXRQr2.0-SUNRISE, whole genome shotgun sequence DNA encoding:
- the LOC110905895 gene encoding probable pectinesterase/pectinesterase inhibitor 51, producing the protein MAFISILLTSLLIVIHPTSSAPWPNSPPPPPPNPAQQACKVTKDPKKCEESLKESPTKNATEIIQTALDISYSTNLIAQSMTQSLYEASVGNLSVITITKNCLDYLENSAYRLISTIDAFEDREIKNCRAWTSAALTYQYDCWSELQIVNNEDTDLINDTMTFVDTLVGYTSNALSFIMAFDVYGDQTASWKPLKTERDGFWEGGGGGGEPELEIPLRLLARSDVSVCKPDYDQCTYETVQEAVNAAPNWSRGWRFVIYVMKGFYEETVRVGIEKQHVVIIGDGMGRTIIAGSLNVSQPGVYTYNTPTLAVLGDGFMASHLTIRNKAGPGAHQAVAFRSDSDLSVIEECEFTGNQNTFHARSLRQFYNSCRITGNEDFIFGNSATYFENCTILIRPRQLNPEKGGDNVVTAQGRIDPAQSTGFVFHNCSINGTEEYMKLYKSNPKVHKNFLGRPQKEFSRTLFIGCHFESLITPQGWMPRDGDFALKTLYYGELNNSGKGSDLSGRVNWSSRIPPNHANVYSVRNFLQGDQWKLNVTPSYSELVRY